From Micromonospora sp. NBC_01699, a single genomic window includes:
- a CDS encoding phosphopantetheine-binding protein, producing MSANVEGAGNGTAAVVAAVWCELFGVQQVEADDDFYALGGHSMLAIQMASRLRTELGLRVPVRTILENPTVAGLSRLLDEAGG from the coding sequence ATGAGCGCGAACGTCGAGGGGGCCGGGAACGGGACGGCCGCCGTCGTCGCCGCGGTCTGGTGTGAGCTCTTCGGGGTGCAGCAGGTCGAAGCCGACGACGACTTCTACGCGCTGGGCGGGCACTCGATGCTCGCGATCCAGATGGCGTCCCGGTTGCGGACCGAGCTGGGGCTGCGCGTACCGGTGCGCACGATCCTGGAGAACCCGACGGTGGCCGGTCTCTCCCGGCTGCTGGACGAAGCCGGCGGCTGA
- a CDS encoding condensation domain-containing protein: MIERVTVAAPDHIPALDRAAGPLPLSGAQRALYLVELLHPGTPMYNITVAVRLAGPLDVPRLRSAVARVVARHESLRSTFVPGTAPSFEPVLRIGDPAVELPVVELDVDGTESAEAAALRLAQAWADEPFDLRRGPLLRTRLLLTGPGRHLLVVTMHQLVSDGPSLQVFFDELAQGYDGEPERAAPALRFADFAAWQRARPVDAVQLGWWREHLAGAPMVLRLPTDKPRPPVVGTHGGNHRHLLRAAVMTPALRLARQLRVTPFVLVLTAYAAFLSRLAESRDVLVGVPVSARDRAELESMIGFFATTLPVLVEAHAERGFADLCRSVQAELLDVLTYREVTMEQLVQELAPVRDPGHAPLVQAFFSFEQEPIVSPRLAGLRTTAIDLPPSGAKVDLDMLVFRSATGGDDFDLTLTYRTDLFEAATIARMAEHFERLLVAAVTDPAAPIRSLPGSVEDVFPLPRRAAVAAAPRLDLTTSAHAGMEQSLVQIWREVLGRDDVGFDDNFFDLGGTSFALTAVHTLIGARTGAKTSLVSLLEFPTIAALARHLGDGPRTGPAVAEPAGPARAAGLRDRRNRLLQRRSGRGAGE, translated from the coding sequence ATGATCGAGAGGGTCACCGTGGCGGCGCCGGACCACATTCCGGCGCTGGACCGGGCGGCGGGACCGCTTCCGCTGTCGGGCGCCCAGCGGGCGCTGTACCTGGTCGAACTGCTCCACCCGGGTACGCCGATGTACAACATCACGGTGGCGGTCCGGTTGGCGGGCCCACTCGACGTGCCGCGGCTCCGGAGCGCCGTCGCGCGTGTCGTCGCACGGCACGAGTCGCTGCGTTCGACCTTCGTTCCCGGCACCGCGCCGTCGTTCGAACCCGTGCTGCGGATCGGCGACCCGGCCGTGGAACTGCCTGTCGTCGAACTGGACGTCGACGGGACCGAGAGCGCGGAGGCGGCGGCGCTCCGGCTGGCCCAGGCATGGGCCGACGAGCCGTTCGACCTCCGGCGTGGACCGCTGCTGCGTACGCGACTGCTCCTGACGGGGCCCGGTAGGCACCTGCTCGTCGTCACGATGCACCAACTGGTCTCGGACGGTCCGTCGCTGCAAGTGTTCTTCGACGAGCTCGCGCAGGGGTACGACGGTGAGCCCGAACGCGCCGCGCCGGCCCTCCGGTTCGCCGACTTCGCGGCCTGGCAGCGGGCCCGCCCGGTCGACGCCGTGCAGCTCGGCTGGTGGCGCGAGCACCTCGCCGGGGCCCCGATGGTGCTGCGGCTGCCGACCGACAAGCCCCGCCCGCCGGTCGTCGGAACCCACGGGGGGAACCACCGTCACCTGCTGCGCGCCGCGGTGATGACCCCGGCGCTGCGGCTGGCCCGGCAACTGCGTGTCACGCCGTTCGTACTGGTGCTGACCGCGTACGCCGCCTTCCTCTCCCGCCTCGCCGAAAGCCGCGACGTGCTGGTCGGCGTCCCGGTGAGCGCCCGCGACCGCGCCGAGCTGGAGAGCATGATCGGGTTCTTCGCCACCACCCTCCCGGTGCTCGTCGAGGCGCACGCCGAACGGGGCTTCGCCGACCTGTGCCGGTCGGTGCAGGCGGAGCTGCTCGACGTCCTGACCTACCGCGAGGTGACCATGGAGCAGCTCGTGCAGGAGCTCGCGCCCGTTCGCGACCCCGGGCACGCCCCGCTGGTCCAGGCGTTCTTCTCCTTCGAACAGGAGCCGATCGTGAGCCCGCGTCTGGCGGGCCTGCGCACCACGGCCATCGACCTCCCGCCGAGCGGGGCGAAGGTCGACCTCGACATGCTGGTCTTCCGCTCGGCCACCGGCGGGGACGACTTCGACCTGACGCTCACCTACCGGACCGATCTGTTCGAGGCGGCCACGATCGCGCGGATGGCCGAACACTTCGAACGGCTGCTCGTCGCGGCCGTCACGGATCCGGCCGCCCCGATCCGGTCGTTGCCCGGCTCGGTCGAGGACGTCTTTCCGCTCCCTCGTCGCGCGGCGGTTGCGGCGGCGCCCCGCCTCGATCTCACGACGTCGGCCCACGCCGGCATGGAACAGAGCCTCGTCCAGATCTGGCGGGAGGTGCTCGGCCGCGACGACGTCGGCTTCGACGACAACTTCTTCGACCTCGGGGGTACGTCCTTCGCCCTCACCGCCGTACACACCCTGATCGGTGCTCGTACCGGGGCGAAGACCTCGCTGGTGTCGCTGCTGGAGTTCCCGACGATCGCCGCGCTCGCCCGGCACCTGGGCGACGGCCCCCGGACCGGACCCGCGGTCGCGGAGCCGGCCGGTCCGGCGCGTGCCGCCGGGCTGCGCGACCGCCGGAACCGGCTGCTGCAACGACGGTCCGGACGGGGGGCCGGCGAATGA
- a CDS encoding amino acid adenylation domain-containing protein, with the protein MSPATITVPALRAVAERVRLTPHVEAVRSAHESIDYHGLWERSAQVAARVGQLGAVPGAAVGVHLERSVDLVVTLVGLLRSGCVAVPLDVGYPPERLRFMCADAGVELIVGHRGPLDRLGGFTTVVTDGEVHYAAGPARPVPEPAGHDIAYIVYTSGSTGRPKGVRYGHHNLANLVAWQAEASECGAGDRTLQFAPSSFDVIYQEVLPTLGEGGTVVCCDEDDRLDPQLLWDLIERERINRLFVPFVMIQSLALFAAEATPQTHPLREILTSGEQVQCTAAIRAMFTRLPDCRLVNQWGTTETHVATWYRLPTDVADWVDLPSIGRPITGTAVRVCDPDGRPVPDGEVGELWITGAAVGPGYLNLPERTARSYRTDPLDAAVPAYRSGDLGRVTPDGLLEFLGRQDTQVKVRGFRIELGEIESVLAADPSVGQAVVVVAGSAAQERNLRAFLVPKSVPEDPSAWTAGLLTALRDRLPAYMVPVKAEVVESLPRTPSGKVDRLALAARDTKPTASGKTA; encoded by the coding sequence ATGAGTCCCGCGACGATCACGGTCCCGGCGCTGCGTGCGGTCGCCGAGCGCGTACGGCTGACACCGCACGTCGAGGCGGTTCGCTCGGCCCACGAGTCCATCGACTACCACGGCCTGTGGGAGCGATCGGCGCAGGTAGCGGCGCGGGTCGGGCAGCTCGGCGCCGTCCCCGGTGCGGCGGTCGGCGTACACCTGGAACGGTCCGTTGATCTTGTGGTGACGCTGGTCGGGCTGCTGCGCTCCGGCTGCGTCGCGGTGCCGCTGGACGTCGGTTATCCGCCCGAGCGGCTGCGGTTCATGTGCGCCGACGCCGGCGTGGAGCTGATCGTCGGCCACCGGGGTCCCCTCGACCGGCTGGGCGGCTTCACCACCGTCGTGACCGATGGCGAGGTCCACTACGCGGCGGGCCCGGCCCGCCCGGTGCCGGAACCCGCCGGCCACGACATCGCCTACATCGTCTACACCTCCGGGTCCACCGGCCGCCCGAAGGGCGTGCGCTACGGCCACCACAACCTTGCCAATCTGGTGGCCTGGCAGGCCGAGGCCAGCGAGTGCGGTGCCGGGGATCGGACTCTCCAGTTCGCCCCGTCGTCGTTCGACGTGATCTACCAGGAGGTGCTTCCCACCCTCGGCGAGGGCGGCACCGTCGTCTGTTGCGACGAGGACGACCGCCTGGACCCGCAACTGCTCTGGGACCTCATCGAGCGGGAACGGATCAACCGACTCTTCGTACCCTTCGTGATGATCCAGTCGCTCGCCCTGTTTGCCGCCGAGGCCACCCCGCAGACGCACCCGCTGCGCGAGATCCTCACGTCGGGGGAGCAGGTGCAGTGCACGGCGGCGATCCGGGCGATGTTCACCCGGCTGCCGGACTGCCGGCTGGTGAACCAGTGGGGCACGACCGAGACCCACGTCGCCACCTGGTACCGGCTGCCCACGGACGTGGCGGACTGGGTCGACCTGCCCTCGATCGGCAGGCCGATCACCGGCACCGCCGTGCGGGTCTGCGATCCGGACGGCCGGCCGGTGCCGGACGGCGAAGTGGGTGAGCTGTGGATCACCGGTGCCGCCGTGGGACCCGGCTACCTGAACCTGCCCGAGCGCACCGCACGGAGCTACCGCACCGACCCGCTGGACGCGGCCGTACCCGCCTACCGCAGCGGGGACCTCGGCCGGGTCACCCCGGACGGCCTCCTGGAATTCCTCGGCCGCCAGGACACGCAGGTCAAGGTGCGCGGTTTCCGGATCGAGCTCGGCGAGATCGAGAGCGTGCTGGCCGCGGACCCGTCCGTCGGACAGGCGGTGGTGGTGGTCGCGGGCTCCGCGGCGCAGGAGCGGAACCTGCGTGCCTTCCTCGTGCCGAAATCGGTTCCCGAGGACCCCTCGGCCTGGACGGCTGGCCTGCTCACGGCCCTGCGCGACCGGTTGCCGGCCTACATGGTGCCGGTCAAGGCCGAGGTCGTCGAGTCGTTGCCGCGCACCCCCAGCGGAAAGGTCGACCGGCTCGCCCTGGCCGCCCGGGATACCAAACCGACGGCGAGCGGGAAAACAGCATGA
- a CDS encoding class I adenylate-forming enzyme family protein, protein MSASITGVPDRAAVLAFLAASVDAESGPGRSDEPEVVVDAVAGLDLPPGSLVLIAMPNGRVALAAFFGVLLAGAVPVLLPPAAGAARINEISRQLGGAALIAPRIDPARYGATEVHPLGDRCEAALLADRPHPRYQPGEVVLMTSGTSGITSGCLHGVDALMRNADRHATAIGQRADDTVLVSLPLYYSYGLVAQALAAFVRGARLVVSGPPFTPRSFTDIIRAHDVTVSSLTPSAAARLAVDPPAGPPALRVLTVGGDALDPAQVGSLLANGPQQELYLTYGLTEAGPRVTTLAAHREPEHRWGSVGVALPEVRTYLRDAPGEGPGAELVVESDTVLRRRVPGGAPTVTGSVATGDRFDIDADGYHFFRGRSGDSVIVAGEKIWLPSVRRIAAELPGVRHAATTVYRDDHNELRYRLDVTVDDPGPRQAAEIERALNRVLLRAERPHRITLGKATTEEWRK, encoded by the coding sequence GTGAGCGCGAGCATCACCGGCGTCCCGGACCGTGCCGCGGTGCTGGCCTTCCTGGCCGCGTCCGTGGACGCAGAATCAGGTCCCGGCAGGTCCGACGAGCCCGAGGTCGTCGTCGACGCGGTCGCCGGCTTGGACCTGCCGCCCGGTTCCCTGGTGCTGATCGCGATGCCGAACGGCCGGGTCGCGCTCGCCGCGTTCTTCGGGGTATTGCTCGCCGGGGCGGTTCCGGTACTGCTACCACCGGCGGCGGGAGCGGCGCGGATCAACGAGATCAGCCGGCAGCTGGGTGGCGCGGCGCTGATCGCGCCCCGGATCGACCCGGCGCGGTACGGGGCGACGGAGGTGCACCCGCTCGGCGACCGATGCGAGGCGGCGCTGCTGGCCGACCGGCCGCACCCGCGGTACCAGCCGGGCGAGGTGGTGCTGATGACGTCGGGCACCTCCGGAATCACCAGCGGTTGCCTGCACGGCGTCGACGCGCTGATGCGCAACGCCGACCGCCACGCCACCGCCATCGGCCAGCGCGCGGACGACACGGTCCTGGTGTCGCTGCCCCTGTACTACTCCTACGGCCTGGTCGCGCAGGCGTTGGCCGCGTTCGTGCGGGGGGCGCGGCTGGTCGTCTCCGGACCGCCGTTCACCCCCCGGTCCTTCACCGACATCATCCGCGCCCACGACGTCACGGTGTCCTCGCTGACGCCCAGCGCGGCGGCCCGGCTGGCCGTGGACCCGCCGGCCGGGCCACCCGCCCTGCGGGTGCTCACCGTCGGCGGCGACGCACTCGACCCGGCGCAGGTCGGCTCGCTGCTGGCCAACGGGCCGCAACAGGAGCTCTACCTCACCTACGGCCTCACCGAGGCCGGCCCGCGGGTCACCACGCTCGCCGCGCACCGGGAGCCCGAGCACCGCTGGGGCTCGGTCGGCGTCGCGCTGCCGGAGGTGCGGACCTACCTGCGCGACGCACCGGGCGAAGGGCCCGGTGCGGAGCTCGTCGTCGAGTCCGACACGGTGCTGCGCCGACGGGTCCCCGGCGGCGCCCCGACCGTCACGGGCTCCGTCGCCACCGGCGACCGGTTCGACATCGACGCCGACGGCTACCACTTCTTCCGCGGACGATCCGGCGACTCGGTCATCGTCGCCGGGGAGAAGATCTGGCTGCCCTCGGTGCGCCGGATCGCCGCCGAGCTGCCCGGTGTCCGGCACGCCGCCACCACCGTCTACCGCGACGACCACAACGAGTTGCGCTACCGCCTCGACGTCACGGTGGACGACCCCGGGCCGCGTCAGGCGGCCGAGATCGAGCGCGCCCTCAACCGCGTCCTACTGCGCGCCGAGCGACCACATCGGATCACCCTGGGCAAGGCAACGACGGAGGAGTGGCGTAAATGA
- a CDS encoding beta-ketoacyl synthase N-terminal-like domain-containing protein — protein sequence MSGPRGDSDVLITGMAWSTALGSDLDDVWQALLSGATGMTPVPSAHPLRNDRAAVLPDLPVDLDPVRRQLEAGSRTVRAAVSDAGLDITDPRLRLVVGTSYGSHLDVPPDGLNVWGDALATELGLARRPLVVSTACSAGSDAISVGAALIGAGEEEICLVGGVDVLTPAKRLGHSALGTMSPTALRAFDASHDGTILGEGAAFLVLEEGSSARARGARQRGRLAGVGSANDATGPTAPDPSGDTVVRAVHAALAAAGRGTVEVGVLNAHGSGTPVNDDAESRAFATAFANGEAAGAVAPVVFATKGAFGHTLGATGALEAVAVLLALGDGRVPPVPGLRTVMAGFPLPLPSGGVPLPFTGDVGLSVTIGFGGFTTCLALEAPA from the coding sequence GTGAGCGGCCCGCGCGGCGACAGCGACGTGCTGATCACCGGGATGGCCTGGTCCACGGCGCTGGGCTCGGATCTGGACGACGTGTGGCAGGCGTTGCTGTCGGGGGCGACCGGGATGACACCGGTGCCGAGCGCCCACCCGCTGCGCAATGACCGGGCGGCGGTCCTGCCGGACTTGCCGGTGGACCTCGATCCGGTACGGCGCCAACTTGAGGCCGGCTCGCGGACCGTACGGGCCGCGGTGTCGGACGCGGGGCTCGATATCACGGACCCGCGGCTACGCCTGGTGGTGGGCACGAGCTATGGGTCGCACCTGGACGTTCCGCCCGACGGGCTGAACGTGTGGGGCGACGCGCTCGCGACGGAACTGGGCCTGGCCCGCCGGCCGCTGGTGGTCAGCACCGCCTGCTCGGCGGGCTCGGACGCCATCTCGGTCGGGGCCGCGCTGATCGGCGCGGGCGAGGAGGAGATCTGCCTCGTCGGCGGAGTCGACGTGCTGACCCCGGCCAAACGGCTCGGGCACTCGGCACTCGGCACCATGTCGCCCACCGCGCTGCGGGCCTTCGACGCGAGCCACGACGGCACGATCCTCGGCGAGGGCGCGGCGTTCCTCGTACTTGAGGAAGGCAGTTCGGCGCGGGCACGCGGGGCCCGCCAGCGGGGTCGGCTGGCCGGCGTCGGCTCGGCGAACGACGCCACCGGCCCGACCGCTCCCGACCCGAGCGGTGACACCGTCGTGCGGGCGGTGCACGCCGCCCTGGCCGCGGCCGGTCGCGGCACCGTCGAGGTCGGGGTGCTCAACGCGCACGGCTCCGGCACCCCCGTCAACGACGACGCCGAGAGCCGTGCCTTCGCAACCGCCTTCGCGAACGGAGAGGCAGCGGGCGCAGTGGCGCCCGTCGTGTTCGCGACCAAGGGCGCCTTCGGGCACACGCTGGGGGCCACCGGAGCGCTGGAGGCCGTAGCGGTGTTGCTGGCCCTGGGTGACGGCAGGGTGCCGCCGGTGCCCGGGCTACGTACGGTGATGGCTGGTTTCCCACTGCCCCTGCCGAGCGGTGGCGTGCCACTGCCGTTCACCGGCGACGTCGGACTCAGCGTCACCATCGGGTTCGGCGGGTTCACCACGTGCCTCGCGCTGGAGGCCCCCGCATGA
- a CDS encoding 3-hydroxyacyl-ACP dehydratase FabZ family protein codes for MPSVEPEAVADPGRTMGFAEIKTWLRHRHPMLYLDRVLDFEPGVRLVSRLSVSAQTDAIAGHFPDRAIYPASHLSQAFAQSGIILLQVSTSRLADDELTLVGAMNSRFFRIVAPGDTVTITVSVDRQLNNTFFFSGRAVVDSTTVAAFRANLVRRNVADMGHQWW; via the coding sequence ATGCCCTCCGTTGAACCAGAAGCCGTGGCCGACCCCGGCCGCACGATGGGTTTCGCCGAGATCAAGACCTGGCTACGCCACCGGCACCCGATGCTCTACCTCGATCGCGTACTCGACTTCGAACCGGGCGTGCGGCTGGTCAGCAGGCTCTCGGTGTCGGCGCAGACAGACGCGATCGCCGGGCACTTTCCGGACCGCGCGATCTACCCGGCCAGCCACCTGAGCCAGGCCTTCGCGCAATCCGGGATCATCCTGCTCCAGGTCAGCACCTCGCGCCTCGCCGACGACGAGCTGACCCTCGTCGGAGCGATGAACTCCCGGTTCTTCCGGATCGTCGCCCCCGGTGACACGGTGACGATCACCGTCTCCGTCGACCGCCAGCTGAACAACACGTTCTTCTTCTCCGGCCGGGCCGTCGTGGACTCGACGACGGTTGCCGCGTTCCGTGCCAACCTCGTCCGGCGGAACGTCGCCGACATGGGGCACCAGTGGTGGTGA
- a CDS encoding acyl-CoA thioesterase, translating into MTRLLPVRRRVEHADTDASGVVHFARYPALQETALLQNLERLGVGLDVLAAAGFDLVVTEATTKYRSPARYPDELSLEPVVGHLGAARARIDTTIRRIADGVELATGSLVVALTDRTTGAPCALFPALHAVLEETCSDALR; encoded by the coding sequence GTGACGCGGCTGCTGCCGGTCCGCCGCCGCGTCGAGCACGCCGACACCGACGCGTCCGGCGTCGTGCACTTCGCCCGGTATCCGGCATTGCAGGAGACAGCGCTGCTCCAGAACCTCGAACGGCTCGGCGTCGGCCTCGACGTCCTCGCCGCTGCCGGGTTCGACCTCGTCGTCACGGAGGCGACGACGAAATACCGTTCGCCCGCTCGCTATCCCGACGAGCTCAGCCTCGAACCCGTCGTCGGGCACCTCGGCGCCGCGCGCGCCCGGATCGACACGACGATCCGGCGGATCGCGGACGGCGTCGAACTCGCCACCGGCTCCCTCGTCGTCGCACTCACCGACCGCACGACCGGCGCGCCGTGCGCGCTGTTCCCCGCCCTGCACGCCGTTCTTGAGGAGACCTGCTCCGATGCCCTCCGTTGA
- a CDS encoding aminotransferase class III-fold pyridoxal phosphate-dependent enzyme, with protein MTAADVIGLPGHASTRPWFDRDVQFDHYGAEPLPFGCTGASGIVQHFVELTGGAAGRSFDVLDASGGYGSACLGAGSEVIAAAMAAAVRNAGYVTDEVASAERSLLLERLFAPGGLFADRFPAVDYRVSGRNSGSEGVELALRLVLESRFDRRRLRAVPGAEQRDIVLGFEGAWHGWSGGLLPLLNRRHYRIGLPTIAPERFGFRTDHLPFGDLDAARRWFERNGDRVLAVVVEPIQGDAGILVPEQGYLRELATLAERSGALLVADEVLTFAKTGRFFAMTDDAGPIPTDVTVIGKSLGMGALSTSMVIARRELGIRPTGAVATSDLRPLTCAVIRAGLDHIVAEGLLERSAVVGAQLGRLLRDRVVAEFPDLYREARGVGLIHGIELTDHAAARLGDLRTAMIRNGVYVEFMSGAGRRSHGLRYLNATMRVAPPLVATADDIESIATRLAAGSRAVREAAA; from the coding sequence ATGACAGCCGCCGACGTGATCGGGTTGCCCGGGCACGCATCGACCCGGCCCTGGTTCGACCGCGACGTCCAGTTCGACCACTACGGAGCCGAGCCGCTGCCGTTCGGGTGCACCGGAGCGAGCGGGATCGTCCAGCACTTCGTCGAGCTGACCGGCGGCGCGGCGGGGCGCTCCTTCGACGTGCTGGACGCCAGCGGCGGCTACGGGTCCGCCTGCCTGGGCGCGGGGTCGGAGGTAATCGCCGCGGCCATGGCGGCCGCCGTCCGGAACGCAGGCTACGTGACCGACGAGGTCGCCTCGGCGGAGCGCTCCCTGCTCCTGGAACGGCTGTTCGCCCCCGGCGGGCTGTTCGCCGACCGGTTCCCGGCGGTGGACTACCGGGTCAGCGGGCGCAACTCCGGCTCCGAGGGCGTGGAACTCGCGCTGCGCCTCGTCCTGGAGTCGCGCTTCGACCGCCGCCGGTTACGGGCCGTGCCCGGGGCCGAGCAGCGCGACATCGTGCTCGGGTTCGAGGGGGCGTGGCACGGCTGGTCCGGGGGGCTGCTCCCGCTGCTCAACCGCCGCCACTACCGGATCGGCCTGCCGACGATCGCCCCGGAGCGGTTCGGTTTCCGCACCGACCACCTCCCGTTCGGCGACCTCGACGCGGCCCGGAGGTGGTTCGAACGCAACGGGGACCGGGTCCTGGCGGTCGTGGTCGAACCGATCCAGGGCGACGCCGGGATTCTGGTGCCCGAGCAGGGCTACCTGCGCGAGCTGGCCACGCTGGCTGAGCGCAGCGGCGCGCTGCTGGTGGCCGACGAGGTCCTGACCTTCGCCAAGACCGGCCGGTTCTTCGCGATGACCGACGACGCGGGCCCGATCCCCACCGATGTCACCGTGATCGGCAAGAGCCTCGGCATGGGCGCGCTGTCCACGTCGATGGTCATCGCGCGCCGCGAACTCGGAATTCGCCCGACCGGCGCCGTGGCCACGTCCGACCTGCGACCCCTCACCTGCGCGGTGATCCGGGCCGGGCTCGATCACATAGTCGCCGAAGGGCTGCTGGAGCGATCCGCGGTGGTCGGCGCCCAGCTGGGCCGGCTGCTGCGTGACCGGGTGGTGGCCGAGTTCCCCGACCTGTACCGCGAGGCCCGCGGCGTGGGTCTGATCCACGGGATCGAGCTCACCGACCACGCCGCCGCCCGTCTCGGTGACCTGCGTACCGCCATGATCCGCAACGGCGTGTACGTGGAGTTCATGTCCGGGGCCGGACGCCGTTCCCACGGCCTGCGATACCTGAACGCGACGATGCGGGTGGCACCGCCACTCGTGGCGACCGCGGACGACATCGAGTCGATCGCCACCCGGCTGGCGGCCGGGTCGCGTGCCGTAAGGGAGGCCGCGGCGTGA
- a CDS encoding acyl carrier protein — MLVTDLFVEIPADRMTPDDRLRTDFGLDSLGFVELRVQCENTFGITITDAEATPENFTSIRTVAELVRSLQARSPAAGD; from the coding sequence ATGCTGGTCACTGACCTGTTCGTCGAGATTCCGGCCGACCGGATGACCCCTGACGACCGGCTGCGTACCGACTTCGGGCTGGACTCCCTCGGCTTCGTCGAGTTGCGGGTTCAGTGCGAGAACACGTTCGGCATCACCATCACCGATGCCGAGGCCACCCCGGAGAACTTCACCAGCATCCGTACCGTCGCCGAACTCGTCCGCAGCCTCCAGGCCAGGTCCCCGGCCGCCGGCGACTGA